Genomic DNA from Haloplanus sp. HW8-1:
CCGGGCTAGTTCCCGTTCCCGGGCACGGAGTCGCTGGGTCCGCGAGACCTGTTCGAGCGCCGTGGCGAGGTTGCCGGCCAGGATCTTTCCCAGGACGAGATCCTGCTCGTCGAAGGCCGACGGCCTCGTCGATCCCGCGATCAGGAGGCCGTCCTGTCCGAGGGGTAAGTAGAGTTCGCTCCGCATCGCCGAGTCCGGGTCGTAGACGTCGGGGTCGTCACGGACGTCGTCGACGGCGAACGCCTCGCCGCGCTCGAAGCTCCGCCACGCGATGCTCCCCTCGCCGGTGAACGTCGGTGGTTCGCCGATGAGGTCGGCGAGGTCCTCGGTGTACGCCACGGGGACGAGCCCCGAGTCATCCTCGTCGCGGAGGTGGACGGAGTTCATCTCGAGACCCAGGATCTCGCGTGCCGCTTCGACGCCGATCTCGGCGACCCGCTCGCACCGATCGGCGGCCATCAACTCTTGTGTCGTCTCGTGCAACGCTTCGAGACGGCGCTCGCGCCGCACCCGCTCGGTGACGTCCCGCGAGATGCCCACCGCCCGTCGGCCCGGCGCCCCGTCCACGTCGACCGTGGCGCTGATCCAGCGGTACTCGCCCGTCTCGGGGTCCGGCACGGTGCGGTACTCGATCTCCCCCCGATCCCGGTCGCCCTCGATCAGTTCCCGGTGGAACCGTCGGAACGCCGCCCTGTCGTCCGGATGGACCGCCTTCTCGCAGTGTTCCTGCCACGTCGGTATCTCCTCGGGTCGGTGGTCGAAGAACCGCCCGTAGGTGCCGTGACGGACGACCGCTCCGGTGTCGAAGTCGATCTCGAAGACGATCGACTGCGTCTGGTCGAGTGCGAGTTGCATCCGCTCGCGCGCCCGGTCGAGTTTCCGCTCCCGTTCGTTGCGCTCGGTGACGTCGATGGCGATGCCGAGCACCGCATTCCCGTCTCCCTCGGTGACGTCGTACGGCAACAGCCGGGGTTCGAAGACGCGCGTCTCGCCCGTCGCGCCGGTCAGTTCGATCTCGGAGATGCGCTTTGATTCCCCCGTTTCGCGGATCTCCTCGGCGTCCCGCCGGAACCGTTCCGCCGACGCCTCGTCGAGGACGTCCGTAACGGAGGCGCCTTCGAGGGCCTCGACGGTCGTGCCGTGAAACGCCGCCAGGGGCTCGTTCGCGAGCAGATACGTGCCGTCGTCGACGACGAACAGGAAGTGTGACAGTGAGTCGACGATCTTCCGCAGGCGACGCTCGCTGCGTTCGACCAGCCGTCGCGAGCGGTCGTGTTCGACCGCGTTGAGGATCCGGTTTGCCAGCACGGCGTACTGGTCGGTGCCGGCCTCCTTCTGGAGGTAGTCGGTCACGCCCGCCGAGATGGCGTCGCTGGCGACCTCTTCGCTCCCCTTCCCGGTGAAGAGGATGAAAGGAAGTGAGGGATCCGTCTCGCGGACCGCCTCCAGGAACTCGATCCCGCTCCTCCCGGGCATGTCGTAATCCGAGACGACACAGTCGTACGCGTCCGTCGCGAGTCGATCCAGGGCCTCGGTTGCGTCGGTCGCCGTGTCGACGGCCAGTCGGACGTCTTCGCGTTCGAGGAAGGTGGCGGCCAGTTCGGCGAAGTCCGGGTCGTCGTCGACGTGCAGGACGCGAACGGGTTCCGAGGGGTCCCTGCTCATCGGTTCGGCTACTGGTGACGGTGGAATAACGGTTCGCATGCGAGTATCAGCGCTGAAAACCAGGTGCCGGCCGACGGATGTTCTGCCGTCCCACCAATCTATTTCCCGGTGCCCCGCACACGACTCGATAGATGGCTCCCTACGAGGCCTTCGACGACGGCGTGGAAGTCCACGGCCGGACGATCCTCAGCGTCGTCGACGACGCGCTCGCCCGGTTTGCCGACTCCTATCGGGAGACGGCGTACGACACCCTCGCGGCCAACGGCATCGACGATCCGTCACCCGACGAGTGGTATCCCCAGCAGGCGTGGCTGGACACGTTCGCGGTCATCGCGGCGGAACTCGAACCCCACATTCTGGATCGTCTCGGCGAACAGATCCCCGACGTGGCCGACTGGCCGGACGAGCCCTCGTCCGTGGGCGACGGCCTGCGCGCCATCGACGAGGCCTACCGACGGAACCACCGCGGCGGCGACATCGGCCACTACCGCTACGAGTCGACCGGCGAGCGGACGGGCGAGGTGACCTGTAAGAACCCCTATCCCTGCGAGTTCGACCGGGGACTGATCCGCGCGACTGCGCGGGAGTACGCCCCCGTCGAGTCGTTCGTCTTCGTCGAGGAGCGGGGCGATCGGTGTCGGCGCGACGGCGACGACGCCTGTGTCTTCACCGTGTCGTGGTAGCGTCATACGGGTCACTGTAAGTCATCACCGGTGGTTCGCCGAGACAGTCCGGCGAACCATCGGTAAACAGTTACAGTAATCCGTCTCAGTCGGCGTCGTAGGCCTCGATCGCTTCGATCAGTTCCTCGACCGAGTGGTCCATCGCGAGTTCGAGGAGCGTCTCGAACTCCTCGTAGGTGGTCGCCAACGTCTCGATCCGGTCGCTGGCCCCCGACTCCGCGTCACCCTCGTCGAGTCGAGTCAGCGCCCGATCGAGCGTCCGCCGGGTCGTCCCCATCTCCCGGGCAACGTACTGTTGAAACACGTCCTGCAGGACGAACCAGAGATCCGTTTCGGGGTCGAACCGGACGCGGCGTCCGCCACCACCCGAGGATCGACGGCGGATCAGGCCGATTCTGGTGAGCTTCCGGGTTACGTTGCTGATCGTCGACTTCGCGTATCCCGTCTCCTCCACCAGTTCGGGGATCGAGAGCGGTTCCGTCGCGAAATAGAGGACCCCGTACACCCGCCCGGCACTCCGGCTCAGTCCGTACACCTCCGCGGAGCGTTCCATCGACTCGATTACCTCCTCCCGGACGACGTCCGGTTCGTCCCCGCTCATCGTCGTCTCCCCGCGTCGCCCGGGCAGTCGGTCCGCCGTTGGTTCACGTCCGGACGTGACGAATCGTAAGTATTAAACTGTTTGGTCTGGATGTTCGGAACGAGCCGAACGAACAAAACAAGCGGCTCATCCCCCACCG
This window encodes:
- a CDS encoding hybrid sensor histidine kinase/response regulator; amino-acid sequence: MSRDPSEPVRVLHVDDDPDFAELAATFLEREDVRLAVDTATDATEALDRLATDAYDCVVSDYDMPGRSGIEFLEAVRETDPSLPFILFTGKGSEEVASDAISAGVTDYLQKEAGTDQYAVLANRILNAVEHDRSRRLVERSERRLRKIVDSLSHFLFVVDDGTYLLANEPLAAFHGTTVEALEGASVTDVLDEASAERFRRDAEEIRETGESKRISEIELTGATGETRVFEPRLLPYDVTEGDGNAVLGIAIDVTERNERERKLDRARERMQLALDQTQSIVFEIDFDTGAVVRHGTYGRFFDHRPEEIPTWQEHCEKAVHPDDRAAFRRFHRELIEGDRDRGEIEYRTVPDPETGEYRWISATVDVDGAPGRRAVGISRDVTERVRRERRLEALHETTQELMAADRCERVAEIGVEAAREILGLEMNSVHLRDEDDSGLVPVAYTEDLADLIGEPPTFTGEGSIAWRSFERGEAFAVDDVRDDPDVYDPDSAMRSELYLPLGQDGLLIAGSTRPSAFDEQDLVLGKILAGNLATALEQVSRTQRLRARERELARRNEHLESFANILSHDLRGPLNVAMGQLELTMAECDNEHLPTVQRSLERMETLIEDLLTLAREGDTLGEVESVDLAALVRTCWRTVETGGATLDVRTERTLVADRSRLRQVIENLLRNAVEHGSPGGRPSDGLTITVGDMAEGFYVADDGSGIPLADREAVFDTGYSTASDGTGLGLRIVERIAGAHGWEVSVDEGADGGTRIEVIDVENGATRPPD
- a CDS encoding GbsR/MarR family transcriptional regulator, encoding MSGDEPDVVREEVIESMERSAEVYGLSRSAGRVYGVLYFATEPLSIPELVEETGYAKSTISNVTRKLTRIGLIRRRSSGGGGRRVRFDPETDLWFVLQDVFQQYVAREMGTTRRTLDRALTRLDEGDAESGASDRIETLATTYEEFETLLELAMDHSVEELIEAIEAYDAD